Proteins from a genomic interval of Ciona intestinalis chromosome 9, KH, whole genome shotgun sequence:
- the rcl2 gene encoding rac and Cdc42-like 2 protein isoform X1, whose amino-acid sequence MQPVKIVVVGDGAVGKTCMCITYANGVFPSDYVPTIFDNYAATSTFEGISYNLALWDTAGQEEYDRLRPLSYPRTNVFLLCFSVVSPASFFSISSKWHPEVSHHSPKTPCILIGTKQDLRDDEETVKKLKNTDSAPIRYEQGEALAKQLGAVKYVECSALKKVGVDSVFQDAISAVLNPAKPPKPTKRCVLL is encoded by the exons atgcAG CCAGTCAAAATAGTCGTCGTTGGAGACGGAGCTGTCGGAAAAACATGTATGTGCATTACTTATGCAAACGGGGTATTTCCTAGTGACTATGTGCCCACCATATTCGACAACTATGCAGCAACAAGCACGTTTGAGGGAATTTCCTATAACTTAGCACTCTGGGACACGGCAGGACAAGAAGAATATGACAG GTTGAGGCCGTTGAGTTACCCACGCACCAATGTTTTCCTGTTATGTTTCTCAGTCGTTTCCCCAGCTTCGTTTTTCAGCATTTCTTCAAAGTGGCATCCCGAAGTCAGTCACCATTCACCCAAAACTCCTTGTATTTTAATCGGAACAAAGCAGGATCTCAGAGATGACGAAGAAACCGTAAAAAAGCTGAAGAATACTGATTCAGCGCCGATTCG ATATGAACAAGGAGAAGCGCTAGCAAAGCAACTGGGAGCAGTCAAATACGTGGAGTGCTCTGCACTAAAGAAAGTAGGGGTAGACTCTGTATTCCAAGACGCTATTAGTGCAGTGTTAAACCCTGCTAAACCACCTAAACCAACGAAGAGGTGCGTGTTACTGTAA
- the LOC100177703 gene encoding myelin P2 protein-like, translated as MASPLFGKWKLEKSDNFDNYMKAVGVNIALRKMGAVVSSTSEISDVGGNKLRINTQSTFKSADVTFPLGEEFEEHTMDGRVTKTTIVWEGNDKLHQVQKWNDGKRICTLDWIYVDGGMDLRLECDGVVCVRHHSKC; from the exons ATGGCTTCACCTCTTTTCGGAAAATGGAAACTGGAAAAAAGTGACAATTTCGACAATTATATGAAGGCAGTCG GTGTTAATATTGCGCTAAGAAAAATGGGCGCCGTCGTTTCTTCAACAAGCGAGATATCCGACGTAGGTGGAAACAAATTAAGAATCAACACCCAAAGTACTTTCAAATCAGCAGATGTTACTTTTCCTCTCGGTGAAGAATTTGAGGAACATACCATGGATGGTAGGGTTACAAAG aCAACCATCGTATGGGAAGGCAACGATAAACTACATCAGGTACAGAAATGGAACGACGGGAAGAGAATTTGTACTTTGGATTGGATATACGTTGACGGTGGAATGGATTTG AGACTGGAATGTGACGGAGTTGTGTGCGTACGCCATCATTCAAAATGCTGA